A stretch of DNA from Babesia bovis T2Bo chromosome 2, whole genome shotgun sequence:
CTCAGTGATGTATCCTGTTAAATCCGGTATAGGATGTGTAATATCATCGTTAGGCATTGTTAGAATAGGGAACTGAGTGATACTTCCATTACAACCCTGTATTCTACCAGCTCGCTCATATAGGCTGGCCAAATCggtatacatataaccTGGGTATCCACGCCTACCGGGTACTTCCTCCCTTGCTGCAGACACTTCACGAAGGGCATCTGCATAGGCCGACATATCAGTGAGAATGACGAAAACATTCATTTCCCTATCAAACGCAAGGTATTCAGCTGTGGTGTATGCGAACCTGGGTGTAACAATTCTTTCCACAGCAGGGTCGTTGGCCAAGTTAAGGAACAGAGCAACTCTGGACATTGCACCATTTTGTTCAAAGTCATTTTTGAAGAATGATGCGGTTTCTAGGTTTACACCCATTGCTGCGAATACCACGGCGAAGTTATCTGGGTGTCTATCTACAACATCCTTACGGTCAACCAAAGACGCTTGACGACAAATTTGTGCTCCTATTTCGTTGTGTGGTAGCCCGGCAGCTGAGAACAGAGGAATCTTTTGTCCCAAAACGATAGAGCTCATAATGTCAATGGTAGATATACCTGTTTCCAACATTTCCCTCGGGTGCAGACGACACATGGGATTAATGGCTTGGCCGTTGACATCTACATAATCGTCTGCCAGGATACGTGGTCCACCATCTACAGGCTTTCCACTTCCGTTAAAAACGCGACCTAAGATATCCTCACTAACACCCATCTTCAAGACATCTCCCGTCATGTCTACGCTACAGCTACGGTTGTCGATACCGGCTGTACCCTCAAACACCTGCACAACTGCAACATTGCCCCTAACTTCTAATACTTGACCGCGCCTTGTGGTCCCATCACCGAGATTAATATTTACCATTTCAGCATATTTAGGACACCTTACATTTTCCAGAATGACCAGAGGTCCCTTAACTCCACCAATGGTTCTGTACCTAAGGTTTGTATCATAATCCTCCGATGCGGCCT
This window harbors:
- a CDS encoding putative Vacuolar H+ transporting ATPase subunit B encodes the protein MTKSYTKIVSEADGRKMMAQAASEDYDTNLRYRTIGGVKGPLVILENVRCPKYAEMVNINLGDGTTRRGQVLEVRGNVAVVQVFEGTAGIDNRSCSVDMTGDVLKMGVSEDILGRVFNGSGKPVDGGPRILADDYVDVNGQAINPMCRLHPREMLETGISTIDIMSSIVLGQKIPLFSAAGLPHNEIGAQICRQASLVDRKDVVDRHPDNFAVVFAAMGVNLETASFFKNDFEQNGAMSRVALFLNLANDPAVERIVTPRFAYTTAEYLAFDREMNVFVILTDMSAYADALREVSAAREEVPGRRGYPGYMYTDLASLYERAGRIQGCNGSITQFPILTMPNDDITHPIPDLTGYITEGQIFVDRNLHNRGIYPPINVLPSLSRLMKSGIGKGLTREDHPAVSDQLYSDYAIGQDTRTMKAVVGEEAMSSQDLLYLEFTDKFEQKFLKQGQYERRSITESLDICWELLRTFPEDMLKKIKKDIIKKYYPRGQASNNTE